Below is a genomic region from Oenanthe melanoleuca isolate GR-GAL-2019-014 chromosome 18, OMel1.0, whole genome shotgun sequence.
ACTGAAGTCAGAGCACAAAATTCAATTCATCAGCTTTATCAATGCCCAGGAGCTCCAGAGCGTCACCTTCAACATCCCAGAGGCTTCTCTACCTGCACGAGTTTGACGTGCATAAAGAAATAGGGGACACTGGTTGTTACACAGCAATCAGTCAATGAAGCGAGCATGAAAACAACACTGTGCGAGTGACTGTGCACTCGAACAGAGACCAGACAGGGTGTGGGGTCCCTCACTGGGGATATTCCGGAACTGTCTGGCACAAAccagtgctgtgtgctctgggatgagcctgctggagcagagcagggagcttgGACCCGAGTCTGTGGTGCTTCCAACCTGACCAACTCGATAAATCTGTGAACGCTGACTGACCAGCTACATCACTGCACTTCACACCCGGGGCCAGCAATGCTCCCACCCAGCACTGAATCTGTGCTGACAGGAAAATGAGGCAGATTGCGATGGGGTGCCGTCCATCCGTCCGCCCGTCCGTCCGTCCGCACGGCCCGCCCGGGGCACCCCCGCCCGCAAGGCCTCAGGCCGGCGGCTCGGGCAGGGCGGAGCGGCGCCTGTCCCGCCCCGCCGGGGCCTCGGGAGCGGCGGCGCTTCCGGGCCGGGCGGCGGTGCCTGTCCCGGGCGGCGGGGAGCCGCGGTCCCGCCGTGTCCCTTCCGTGCgcgggcggcggctccgccGGGGCAgcagcggccgggccgggcgcggggcgcggggcgcgcAGGCGGCAGCGCGGGCAGCCCGGGGGCCTGCGGAGCTCCGgcgggcgggagcgggagcgggagcgggagcagCGCGGCGCCGCCATGGACGAGCCGGACACGGAGCCGCCGCTCGTGGTGCGGGATGGGCGGGCGGGGCAAGGCCGGGGGTGCGGGACCGCGGGcggtgcggggccggggcgccGCTGACCGACACCGTCCCCTCACAGGTGGTGCCGGGCGCGGACCCGTCGGCCCGGCAGCTCTGCTTCGCCTGGGGCCCCGCGGAGGTGCTGGTGTGCGAGACCCTGTTCGACCGCGCAGGTGGGTCCCGCTGCCGGTGCTGCCCGGTCTCGTGCCCGTCCCGGCTCTGCGGTGGGGCCGCGGCGGGCGCTGCTTCCCGGCGCTGACGGGCTCTGTTGCAGGTACCGGGCATGGAGcgcccagctcctcccaggtcTTCGTGGTCCGCCGGGATCAGGACATTTACATCCAGACCCTGCGGAAACTCTTCAACGAGTCGCACGGGATTTTCATGGGGCTGCAGCGGAGCGAGGAGGAGCTGGCGGGGAAGTCGCGGAAGGCGCAGTGAGTGGATGGGGAGCGTGGGAGGCACCCGCTGGCCCTTGTGCAGCCGGGAGCCAACGAAACCTCTCCGGCGGGGCAATGCCGCTGGCCAGGCTGCTTTTACcagcactggaatgggctgcagGGCCGACAGAATGACCATTTGGGGGGGATTTTACAAATGAAGGCTCAGATCCTTCCAATAACCACTCTGGTACAGTGTGGCACAGTCTCACAGATTCCAGCAGGATGCACCCAGGTACTGGGCGTTGCTGCTGCCGAGAAACTTGCAAGGCTTTAGAGGGCATAACACTAAAACTCCAACAGCTCCTTCcaaccaaattaattttgtgtttggCAGATTGGTTCAAGTGAGTAAAAACTACCGGTCAGTGATAAGAGCCTGCATGGAGGACATGCACGAGGCAGCTGGtaagtttgtttgtttattctCTGACTGTAGGAAAAGGAAACACCAGTTGCAATTATGAAAGTAGAATTGTAATGGTAACTTATTGCAACTACTGTACAATAGCATGTGTTGGTTTCAGTAATTACCAAGACTATTTCCATGCTGGAGATTTCCAAGTTGTTTTGTAAATCTGGTCAGGGTCTGATTTTTCCCACCGTATTGTAACTGATTTTCTGGGGACTTGCAGCTGTTTCATATCTCATGTGGCAGATATTGGGAAAGCTATCAAAGCTCAGAAGCGACTGTCAAAGGTAAATATGTTGCTCTTTGactttccttgtttttcccttcagtttCGACCCGGGATCCTGTCCTGCAAGGCCAGTACAGCACTCAGGTAATCTGCAGTCCTGTCAGGTTGAGCATCGATTACTGGCTGGTGAATTCACCAGGCCACCACTGGGGCATGAGGCACTTCACATTTAACTCTGCCTTATATATGAGATGCAGTTCATGACTaagaataaatggaaataaatagtTAATTCTTGTACTTCTAAAACAGTAAAGATGCCCAACACCTCAATTCACTGCCATGTCATAAACATATTTGCTGTTTTAGATGTGATGTTTTCTTGTCATCCCAAAGCTGGCAAGAAAAGTTTCAGACTGGCTGTGTGGTGTTTCATCTCTCAAACTCTGATTCCAGTCAGCTACATCTCAGCCTCCTAGCAACCTGTGGGTGTTCACAGTGAGCTGTCAGATCCATGGGAGTGttctgggaagagcagagggcTCACACCATTTGTGTCCTACCAGGTGCAGAGATGTTGCTTCATTGGCTATTCTTTCTTCAGTGTTTGCACTGAGTTTTAAAAGTGCAGGAAGGCTGAAAATAAGATCAGTTAGATTGCTCACTGGCATCAGATTATTGCTACATTTCATTGCACAGTGTCAGTGTTCGCTGAccaaaaaaaagtgtaaaattgTGGCCTgtgtcttttaatttttatctctgAAATGTCAGAATTATATTTCTCTGTAAGAGCTGATTGCTTTGGACAGCAGATACCTTTGTGTGGTTAAAAAACTGGAATAATGACTAGCTCTGAAATTTGGCCCCGCTTTCCTTCAGGTTTCCATTCTCTCTGCAATGGAGCTGATCTGGAACCTGTGTGAGATTCTGTTTGTTGAAGCAGCTACAGGTGAGCTGTGAACTATCCTGGTGTAAAGACTGAAGGGTTTCttctttgcatatttatttgtttaaaatgtgtATCATATTCACAATGTTTTAGAGATACGCAGAGTGTCAATAAGCTTTTTAATACCCCTTCTGCTTCAGTTAATTGCCTTCTTTATATTGAAGCTACTCAATttgccttctgcttttcttcctcactcTGATTTAAATTGTTTCTTTGTCAGAAAGGTTATGAAGAGGAGGGATATCAAAAGTTATTGCCAATCTGTTTTTTTATAAGCTTAAACATGTCTTTAAGCATCAAATGTGTTGATGCCAGCAGACATTTATACAGCTCTGATACAACTTCTCTAACTTCAGGTTGCCATTTTTGAAGTTAGTCTGTTTACATTGGCATTTTAAagtaggaaataatttttgaaggaaatgaTGTTATGCAAACAAGTGTGCTATTTACACAGTCGCAGAATTCAGGAGAGATTCACAAATTACAGATTAAGTAATCTAAATTAATCACCTAGTGccaaatttcttccttatattcAGTTAGTAATAATGAAATTATgctaaaagaaacagaaatattctatTTGTCTCTTGGCATTGCAAGATTTATAATCTGGATCactcactttttatttcttcaagtTTGGGTTTTCTATTGGATTGTGTTGCCACAGGAAATCCTGTCAGAGATTGGGTGCTCACAGGGCCTCTCTGCTTAAGGAACTCTGTAATCTGGGGGTGGCAGGTAGAAATCCAGTCAGTAAATCTCATCTAGTGATGTCCAACTGTTAGAAAATGTGTGAGAGCAGTTTGGGAACCAGCACATGGGAACTGACAGAGGGAAATGTGTCTGCACAGCTGGGCCTCTGCTGCTGCGCCTCCTGGACTGGGTGCGGCTCCACGTGTGTGACGTGGACAGCATGGTCAGGGAAGTCCTGAGCAGTGAGAGTCCATCCAAACACAAGCTCTTCTGGAATGTGGTGAGTATCACCACCTGGAAGATTCTTAAACGAAAGGAATTCAtgtctgtgctttccttcctcatcCCCGTCTGCCTGTGCAGGCTTTAGGATGAAGCTATTCTCATTGACTGCTCATCCTTTATGACTCTTACACTCTTACTTGAATTAGTAGTGCCtacagtttaaatattttaactccACATCCCTTGCCTGAATCACAGGTTTAAATGCCCCTCTGATCCCTTTTCTGGGTATTCCAGAATCTTGCCCAGCATGGGGCTGATGGAGCTCATGGTTTTTGCAGGTGGATATCTTTGTGCTCCAAGGCCGGATGGACGAAGCGCGGCACCTGCTCTCCAAGGAAGCCAGTGCCAACCCCACATCCATGAACATGTACAAAATCTTGGATGAGTTGATGAAGAAGATGCCTGTGCCCAGTGTATGTACAAGTGTTTTTTCATGCAGTTTGTTGGGAAAAGCCACCCAGTTGTGTCCCCTGTAACAGTTTGTTCCCCTTCAGAACATCTCAGTCTTACTCCTTTACAGTAACAATATTTGTGTTCTTGAATTGTCCAAAGATCAAATAATTCAGATAAAAGTCTGTTAGGTGGCAAGTCAGCATAAAAAGATGACAGGCACAGCCTCATGTTTAGCTTTTTATCAAGAGTGACCATGAGTTTGGCACAAGAGCCAGGTGTGATTTGACTTGgtgtttcctttatttcctctgtTCAGATTGGCAACACCCAGACActgacagagctggagctgaagtGGCAGCACTGGCACGAGGAATGCCAGAGGTATCTACAGGATGGAACTTTTGCTTCTAATCCCCACATGGAATCCATCTGTAAGGTGTGTTTTTGCTGGGAACAAAGGAAACTTTAGACTAAAGTATTGAATCCATCCTTGTGGATTTCAGGAGCCCAGTGTAGCCATAAGTAACTTTAAAGTCTCCTGTCCTCTGTTGATGGTTTGCCAGCCTGGGCAGATGGGTTTCTCTTCCTGTCCAAAGCCCTAAGGTGATTTAGAAATTGGGCTGTGAGAAGGATCTTTGTTATGTAATTTTGAATAAATCCTCACCTTTGCAGAGCAGGAGTAACGCCTCTGGAGAGCTGGAGTGCAGCTGTGTCCATTGCTGAGtctgcagcattcctgctgtgtttttgtcCCACTAGATCCTGCTGGGAGATGAGGATGCCATTTTGGAGAAGAAGGAGCTGATGACCACGTGGTATCACTTCCTGGTCACCCGGCTCCTGTACTCCCACCCAACGGTGAAGCCGATGGAGCTGCGCTTCTATGCACAGGCAGGAAATCCAATTATTCAAATATTCTCCACTGTTTCAAGAACACAAGGGTTACtacactgaaagaaaaactttgGGAAAAGTCTTACAGCAATGACATGCCTGTAAGATGTTGTCTGGTGTTTCTAAAAGGACTGGGAGAGTGATAAAGTTGACAAATAATTATTGAAGACCTACTTTTCAGTGCAATAACATTGCCAGTCTTCTTGCAAATTGTTTTCAGAGTTCCCTTATgctaaaatgaggaaaattccATTTTGTTAATGTGTTCTGCCTCTATGACCTGTTATTTCCCATAAAATAACTGCTACATCCAAACAAATGTTTTGCTTCTGCATTTATCATGTCTTGTCATCTCATTCCACAGTCTAGTATGGACCTGTTCCTGGGTGGAGAGAACAGCCCTGAACCACTAGACATGATTTTAATGGCAGCCTTTGAATTTGAGATCCATCAAGTAATCAAGGAGTGCAGGTTGAGTTTTAAGGTTTTTGATTCTCTAGTTCTACAATATTGCTTCTGTGTACTTGGGGAGCGGGGTATGGGTACAGAGCCCTGATCatccttttaaataatttagcaAAAATCCATGAAGCTGGCAGCAATTAAAAGCATTCCATTAGGTTTGGGACATTGCAGCCAGACCTTGGATTGTAACAGAGCTGTGTATTGGTAAAAAATGCGTGTGGAAAACCTGACACAGTCCTTGGTACTGTTAGGCttagctttttcttttgcttcaaaCACAGCATTGTCCTGAGCAACTGGTGGTTTGTGGCTCATCTGACTGACCTGTTGGATCACTGCAAACTCCTGCAGTCTCACAATCTCTAGTAagtatttatttgcattatttgaATAAATCTGATTAAGATAtcccacagggaaaaaaaaaaaaaaaaagaaaacatgctgcAGAAATTGACAGTACTTGTGAAATAAAGTTACCAGATTTTTCCAATGAGATGCAAATAATAATATCTGGATTATTGCTctctttcccccagttttggtTCAAATATGCGTGAATTCCTCCTGCTGGAGTATGCCTCGGGACTCTTCTCCCATCACAGGTACCAACTTCTGTTTTATTACTCATAGGACAGACTTAGACTGAGGCAGCCAAAACAAATAACTGCATGTTCATGAAGTAAAAGGGCAAAACTTAGAGCAGCCACTGTTAGAATTTCAGCAGAAGTGTCCTTAAGAGATTGTACAAGATTGGCACATTTCCCTTCCTGAATGGAGACAAAAGCTGTCTGTTAGAGC
It encodes:
- the NUP85 gene encoding nuclear pore complex protein Nup85, encoding MDEPDTEPPLVVVPGADPSARQLCFAWGPAEVLVCETLFDRAGTGHGAPSSSQVFVVRRDQDIYIQTLRKLFNESHGIFMGLQRSEEELAGKSRKAQLVQVSKNYRSVIRACMEDMHEAAVSTRDPVLQGQYSTQVSILSAMELIWNLCEILFVEAATAGPLLLRLLDWVRLHVCDVDSMVREVLSSESPSKHKLFWNVVDIFVLQGRMDEARHLLSKEASANPTSMNMYKILDELMKKMPVPSIGNTQTLTELELKWQHWHEECQRYLQDGTFASNPHMESICKILLGDEDAILEKKELMTTWYHFLVTRLLYSHPTVKPMELRFYAQSSMDLFLGGENSPEPLDMILMAAFEFEIHQVIKECSIVLSNWWFVAHLTDLLDHCKLLQSHNLYFGSNMREFLLLEYASGLFSHHSLWQLGVDYFDHCPEYGRVYLELHIERIPLSTEQKALKVLRICEQRQMQEQVRSICKIMAMKALRNNRLGSALSWSIRAKDAAFATLISDRFLKDYCERGCFSDLDLIDNLGPSMLLSDRLTFLGKYREFHRLYGEKRFAEAARLLLTLMTAHIAPCSFWMTLLTDALPLLEQKEVIFSAEQTYELMRCLEDLTAGNPDKQKFQDDDVETTKVEMLRLALARNLARVIVKEGTVEGS